DNA sequence from the Pirellulales bacterium genome:
GCTCTGGCGTCAAGAACGCTCCATTGGTTTCGAGCAATTGCCCTGGCTTGGAACCATAAATCGGCCGGATGGTAATATCCGGCCGATTCTCATTTCTGTGTCGAGAAGCCCTTGACCGCCCACCGTGCATGGTGTTGGTTCGCTTTGGATCGGAGATTGAAACGTGCCGCTACGATAGCGACAGCAATTGCGGCGTCGATCTCCGCAATTGTCCACAAGCCGCGTTGATTTCGTCTCCTTTGCGCTCGCGAATTTGCACGTTCAGCCCAGCCTGCTGGAGAATTTGGACAAACCGTTGCTGCGTTTTCTTGGCTGGCGATTGATAAGGCAAACCGGCCACTGGGTTGTAGGGAATCACGTTAATCAGCGCCAGCCGGCCCTGCAGGAGTTTCGCCAACCGATACGCATGCTCCACCTGATCGTTCAACTGACCGAGCAGTACATACTCGAACGTCAGCCGCCGGCCAGAAACGTCAAAATAATGATCGGCCGCCTCGATAATTGTCGCGAGGCCAATTTTTCGATTCACTGGCACAAGCTGGTTTCGCAATTCATCATCCGGCGCGT
Encoded proteins:
- the rlmN gene encoding 23S rRNA (adenine(2503)-C(2))-methyltransferase RlmN, whose translation is ADGYHIECVLLRDGPRRTICISSQVGCAMGCVFCASGLDGVIRNLNSGEIVEQMLRLARLLPADERLSHIVVMGMGEPLANLDRLLPALDVATDPTRLGISHRRITISTVGLPPAIHRLAKLDARFQLAVSLHAPDDELRNQLVPVNRKIGLATIIEAADHYFDVSGRRLTFEYVLLGQLNDQVEHAYRLAKLLQGRLALINVIPYNPVAGLPYQSPAKKTQQRFVQILQQAGLNVQIRERKGDEINAACGQLRRSTPQLLSLS